A single genomic interval of Nonomuraea rubra harbors:
- a CDS encoding DUF998 domain-containing protein codes for MKGLLVSGFAAIAAGSGAMLSLHAGSDLDPFHSVISEYVWQSAGWLLPASLTLFAAGAALIAEAMRRAGLSRWIVALLLVWGASMFLIGAFPTDRPGVPLSLSGGIHRYAAFAAFLVMPVAGLLLARAKIRYAGAMRVLSGLALAALVLVVIPYVVRMFGIPLSNDDIPAGVTQRAVVVTELAVLALAGLSLLNPSARRAVSPVMA; via the coding sequence ATGAAGGGATTGCTTGTCAGTGGTTTCGCGGCCATCGCCGCCGGGAGCGGCGCGATGCTCAGCCTGCACGCCGGATCCGACCTGGACCCGTTCCACAGCGTGATCAGCGAGTATGTCTGGCAGTCGGCCGGCTGGCTGCTGCCTGCCTCGCTGACGCTGTTCGCCGCGGGCGCCGCGCTGATCGCCGAGGCGATGCGGCGGGCCGGCCTGAGCCGCTGGATCGTCGCGCTGCTGCTGGTGTGGGGGGCGAGCATGTTCCTGATCGGGGCCTTCCCCACCGACCGGCCGGGCGTGCCGCTGTCGCTGTCGGGCGGCATCCACCGCTACGCCGCTTTCGCCGCCTTCCTGGTGATGCCGGTGGCCGGGTTGCTGCTGGCCAGGGCGAAGATCCGGTACGCCGGGGCGATGCGGGTGCTCAGCGGGCTGGCCCTGGCCGCGCTGGTGCTGGTCGTGATCCCGTACGTGGTGCGCATGTTCGGCATCCCGCTGAGCAACGACGACATCCCGGCGGGGGTGACCCAGCGGGCCGTGGTCGTGACCGAGCTGGCCGTGCTGGCACTGGCCGGGCTGTCGCTGCTCAACCCGTCGGCCCGGCGCGCGGTGTCGCCGGTCATGGCGTGA
- a CDS encoding universal stress protein, with translation MTILIAYDGSDDSKAAIAFAGELFRGQRAVVLTVWERLAMTSARASAGLMVALDQSGAEDEAIREAMTELARRGAEQARQAGLDATPRCDVDSVAVWSTIVDVADELDAQLIVTGTRGLGGVRSLLLGSTSDRVLHHAHRPVLVVPGPDGKGD, from the coding sequence ATGACGATTTTGATCGCGTACGACGGTTCTGACGACTCCAAGGCCGCCATCGCCTTCGCGGGCGAGCTGTTCCGCGGCCAGCGGGCGGTCGTGCTGACGGTGTGGGAGCGGCTGGCGATGACCTCCGCCAGGGCGTCGGCGGGGCTCATGGTGGCGCTCGACCAGTCAGGGGCCGAGGACGAAGCCATCAGGGAGGCGATGACCGAGCTGGCCAGGCGCGGGGCCGAGCAGGCCCGCCAGGCGGGGCTGGACGCGACGCCGCGGTGCGACGTGGACTCCGTGGCCGTCTGGTCGACCATCGTGGACGTCGCCGACGAGCTCGACGCCCAGCTCATCGTGACCGGCACCAGAGGGCTGGGCGGGGTGCGGTCGCTGCTGCTGGGCAGCACGTCGGACCGCGTGCTGCACCACGCGCACCGGCCGGTGCTGGTGGTCCCGGGTCCGGACGGCAAGGGCGACTGA
- a CDS encoding APC family permease gives MPDELARRLGTTDAVVVGLSAMIGAGVFAAFAPAAAAAGHWLLASLALAAVVAYCNATSSARLAALYPESGGTYVYGRRRLGPLWGYLAGWGFTIGKTASCAAMALTFGSYALPGLERPLAIAAVAVLTVLNLFGVQRSAGLARIIVAFVLAVLVVVILAGLAGDGSAGFGWFAYTPGAEVFLRNAADPAQAGGWGVMQGAGLLFFAFAGYARIATLGEEVRDPARTIPRAVGIALGITLAVYTLVAVAALRTLQPELLATSRAPLADVVRQAGFGWLVPVVGAGAAVAALGALLALLLGVSRTVLAMARERDLPGVLAAVDPVRQVPRRAELAVGGAVIVLLLVADLREAIGFSSFGVLVYYAVANACAFTLGRDEGAPPRAVPVLGLALCLVLAATLPMASVVAGLAVFAAGLAIYAVRRARAG, from the coding sequence GTGCCGGACGAGCTGGCGAGGCGGCTGGGGACCACCGACGCGGTCGTCGTGGGGCTGAGCGCGATGATCGGCGCGGGCGTGTTCGCCGCCTTCGCCCCGGCCGCGGCGGCGGCCGGCCACTGGCTGCTGGCCTCGCTGGCGCTGGCCGCCGTCGTCGCCTACTGCAACGCCACCTCCTCGGCCCGCCTGGCCGCTCTCTACCCCGAGTCGGGCGGCACCTACGTCTACGGCAGGCGCCGCCTCGGCCCCCTGTGGGGGTACCTGGCGGGCTGGGGCTTCACGATCGGCAAGACCGCCTCCTGCGCGGCCATGGCGCTCACGTTCGGCTCCTACGCCCTGCCCGGCCTCGAACGGCCGCTCGCGATCGCCGCGGTGGCCGTGCTGACCGTGCTCAACCTGTTCGGGGTGCAGCGCTCGGCGGGCCTGGCGCGGATCATCGTGGCGTTCGTGCTGGCCGTGCTGGTCGTCGTGATCCTGGCCGGGCTGGCGGGCGACGGCTCGGCCGGCTTCGGCTGGTTCGCCTACACGCCCGGGGCGGAGGTGTTCCTGCGGAACGCGGCGGACCCGGCCCAGGCCGGCGGCTGGGGGGTGATGCAGGGCGCGGGGCTGCTGTTCTTCGCGTTCGCCGGATACGCCAGGATCGCCACCCTCGGCGAGGAGGTCCGCGATCCCGCCCGCACCATCCCCCGGGCCGTCGGCATCGCGCTGGGCATCACGCTGGCCGTCTACACGCTGGTCGCCGTGGCCGCGCTGCGTACGCTGCAGCCCGAGCTGCTGGCCACGTCCCGTGCGCCGCTGGCCGACGTGGTCAGGCAGGCGGGGTTCGGATGGCTGGTGCCGGTGGTGGGGGCCGGGGCGGCGGTGGCGGCGCTGGGCGCGCTGCTGGCGCTGCTGCTGGGCGTCTCGCGTACGGTGCTGGCCATGGCGCGCGAGCGCGACCTGCCCGGCGTGCTGGCCGCCGTGGACCCGGTGCGGCAGGTGCCGAGGCGGGCCGAGCTGGCGGTCGGCGGCGCGGTGATCGTGCTGCTGCTCGTGGCCGACCTGCGGGAGGCGATCGGCTTCTCCTCGTTCGGGGTGCTCGTCTACTACGCCGTCGCCAACGCCTGCGCATTCACACTCGGCCGCGACGAGGGCGCGCCGCCCCGCGCCGTCCCCGTGCTGGGGCTGGCGCTGTGCCTGGTGCTGGCGGCCACGCTGCCGATGGCGTCGGTGGTGGCGGGCCTGGCGGTGTTCGCGGCCGGGCTGGCGATCTACGCGGTACGGAGAGCCCGCGCCGGTTGA
- a CDS encoding phosphotriesterase family protein, whose protein sequence is MPTVETLRGPVDVGELGQTLMHEHVFVVATEHLDNYGRGAWWDEEFRVADAVAKLSAAAAKGVRTIVDPTVWGLGRYIPRVQRIAEQVPGLHIIAATGIYSFEELPHQYEHRGPGLVIDVPDPMIDDFVRDLTVGIADTGVKAAFLKCVVEAKGLTPGVERICRAVAQAHVRTGAPITVHTNSFTQSGPLALDLFAKEGVNLEKVVVGHAGDSNDLDYLMRMADTGAILGMDRFGLDLYNPTPQRVATIAALCRRGYADRMVLSHDAACFMDYFGGAWDEARPTLAPNWRYDHIHDDVLAALLDSGVTDDQIEQMLVFNPKRYFS, encoded by the coding sequence ATGCCCACCGTCGAAACCCTGCGCGGCCCTGTGGACGTCGGCGAGCTCGGGCAGACGCTGATGCACGAGCACGTCTTCGTGGTGGCCACCGAGCACCTGGACAACTACGGCAGGGGCGCCTGGTGGGACGAGGAGTTCCGGGTGGCGGACGCGGTCGCCAAGCTGAGCGCGGCGGCCGCGAAGGGCGTGCGCACGATCGTGGACCCGACGGTGTGGGGCCTGGGCCGCTACATCCCGCGCGTCCAGCGGATCGCCGAGCAGGTGCCCGGCCTGCACATCATCGCCGCCACCGGCATCTACTCCTTCGAGGAGCTGCCCCACCAGTACGAGCACCGCGGCCCCGGCCTGGTCATCGACGTCCCCGACCCGATGATCGACGACTTCGTCCGCGATCTCACCGTGGGCATCGCCGACACGGGGGTCAAGGCGGCCTTCCTCAAGTGCGTGGTCGAGGCCAAGGGGCTCACGCCCGGCGTCGAGCGCATCTGCCGGGCCGTCGCCCAGGCGCACGTACGCACCGGCGCGCCGATCACCGTCCACACGAACTCGTTCACGCAGAGCGGCCCGCTCGCGCTCGACCTGTTCGCCAAGGAGGGCGTGAACCTGGAGAAGGTCGTCGTCGGGCACGCCGGCGACAGCAACGACCTCGACTACCTCATGCGGATGGCCGACACGGGCGCGATCCTCGGGATGGACCGATTCGGTCTGGACCTCTACAACCCGACGCCGCAGCGCGTGGCCACGATCGCGGCCCTCTGCCGGCGCGGATACGCCGACCGGATGGTCCTCAGCCACGACGCCGCCTGCTTCATGGACTACTTCGGCGGCGCCTGGGACGAGGCCCGCCCCACGCTGGCGCCGAACTGGCGCTACGATCACATTCACGACGACGTCTTGGCCGCCCTGCTGGACTCGGGTGTGACCGATGACCAGATTGAGCAGATGCTGGTGTTCAACCCGAAGCGCTACTTCTCGTAA
- a CDS encoding STAS domain-containing protein yields the protein MTSEQALSISLGLQGPCVIARLTGDFDFGSAAEVRDRVTKALDLTQPPMLVIDMQAVSVCDSSGLSVLVYLHKAVTASGGRLLLSGLNGRCKHLFAITALDKFFDIRSTAELAIAELNEEGNSPPFTG from the coding sequence GTGACTTCGGAGCAGGCCTTGTCGATCAGCCTCGGGCTCCAGGGACCCTGCGTCATCGCGCGGTTGACGGGGGATTTCGACTTCGGGTCCGCGGCCGAGGTGCGCGACCGCGTCACCAAGGCGCTCGATCTCACGCAGCCCCCGATGCTCGTCATCGACATGCAGGCCGTCAGCGTGTGCGACTCCTCCGGGCTCTCCGTGCTGGTCTACCTGCACAAGGCGGTCACGGCCTCGGGCGGGCGGCTGCTGCTGTCGGGGCTGAACGGCCGGTGCAAGCATCTGTTCGCGATCACCGCGCTGGACAAGTTCTTCGATATCCGCAGTACGGCGGAGCTGGCCATCGCCGAGCTCAACGAAGAGGGGAATTCGCCGCCGTTTACCGGGTAG
- a CDS encoding sigma-70 family RNA polymerase sigma factor gives MSAEEPDLLGTYLEQIGKTPLLSAADEVELARRIEAGLYAGHLIERGKGTPELELVALDGKRAKDLLIRSNLRLVVSAARRYSYRGLPLLDLIQEGNLGLIRAVEKFDYTRGYKFSTYGMWWIRQAIERGIHDKSRTVRLPIHVAEELSRLIRVERQLSAALGHEPTDTELAEAAERSIGQVAALRRLGQDLVSLDVPVGEHGEGRIGDMIADEDGLQVQELTERRALSAELRQVVTTLPPREAFVIRLRYGLTGEEVRTYTEIAQHLGLTRERIRQLEKQALRRLRQGGPLLAWAS, from the coding sequence ATGTCGGCCGAAGAGCCCGATCTGCTCGGTACGTACCTCGAGCAGATCGGAAAGACCCCCTTGCTCTCCGCCGCGGACGAAGTGGAGCTCGCCCGGCGGATCGAGGCAGGCCTGTACGCGGGCCATCTCATCGAGCGTGGTAAGGGCACGCCAGAACTCGAACTCGTCGCGCTCGATGGCAAGCGCGCCAAGGACCTGCTGATCAGGTCCAACCTCCGGCTCGTGGTGTCCGCCGCCAGGCGGTACTCCTACCGGGGGCTCCCGCTCCTCGACCTCATCCAGGAGGGCAACCTAGGGCTGATCAGGGCGGTGGAGAAGTTCGACTACACGCGGGGATACAAGTTCTCCACGTATGGGATGTGGTGGATCCGCCAGGCCATCGAGCGGGGCATCCACGACAAGAGCCGTACCGTGCGGCTGCCGATCCACGTCGCCGAGGAGCTGTCGCGGCTGATCAGGGTGGAGCGGCAGCTCTCGGCGGCGCTGGGCCACGAGCCCACCGACACGGAGCTGGCCGAGGCGGCCGAGCGCTCGATCGGCCAGGTCGCCGCGTTACGCAGGCTCGGTCAGGACCTGGTCAGCCTCGACGTTCCCGTCGGCGAGCACGGCGAGGGCCGCATCGGCGACATGATCGCCGATGAGGACGGGCTGCAGGTGCAGGAGCTGACCGAGCGCCGCGCGCTCAGCGCCGAGCTGCGCCAGGTGGTCACGACCCTGCCGCCGCGGGAGGCGTTCGTGATCAGGCTCAGGTACGGGCTGACCGGAGAGGAGGTCCGCACCTACACGGAGATCGCACAACATCTCGGCCTCACGAGGGAGCGCATCAGGCAACTGGAGAAGCAGGCGCTGAGACGGCTCAGGCAAGGCGGGCCGCTGCTGGCGTGGGCGTCTTGA